The following nucleotide sequence is from Rhodospirillales bacterium.
GTGCCATCACGACCTTGAGCGCGAGCATAAAGCGCGCCATTTCTCCGCCCGATGCGATTTTCTCCAGCGGGCCGGGATCGCTTCCTGGGTTTGTGGTCACTAAAAAACGAACGCGATCAATGCCGCCAGGGCCCCATTCGGATTCACCCAGCGGTTCAATCCGGGTGACAAAACGGGCTTTTTCGAGTTTGAGAGGGGGCAATTCTTTAGCCACCAGATCATCGAGGCGGCGAGCGGTTTTCGTGCGCAGATCGCTCAGCTTTTGCGCGGCGTTGATATAGCTCCCGCGTGCGGCTTCAACCTGCTTTACGGCCTCAGCCAGTGCTTCGTCAGCATGTTCAATCGCATTCAGGCGCCCGGCTAATTCCTCACGCTTTGCGGGCAAATCATTGACGCTGCATACATGTTTGCGAGCCTGAGCGCGCAGGTCAAAGAGCCGATCATCAATGGTTTGCAGATCATGCTCACTTTGTTCCAGATCCGCAGAAAGACGCTGGATTTCAGATAATGCCTCAGCGATTTCCGATGATGCGCGATCGAGCGCGCCGATAGCTTCGTGACCCTGCGGGCCGATTTTATCAGCGATCCGCTCCAATGTGGCCCAAGCGCTGCGCACCGGATCGTTTTCTCCGCTTAGCGCTTCGTAGGCTGCATTCAGGCCTTCCATCACCTGTTCACGGTGCATCAGGCGTTCACGCAAGGCGGCAAGTTCGTCTTCCTCGCCTGCCTTTGGCTCCAGCGCATCAAGATCTTCGAGTGCGGTGCGTAGAAAATCTTCTTCGGCGCGTGAGGCTTCAGCAGTTGATTTGAGATCGGCGAGAGCCATTTTTCGCTCCTGCCAGTTTTTCCAAAGCCCAGCTAACGTGTTATCCGCACCCGCATAATCATCAAGCATTTTTCTATGCGTGGAGGGGTTGAGCAGACCTTGGGTGTCGAACTGGCCATGAATTTCGATCAGACTTTGCGCAATTTCACGCAGCAATCCGGCACTTACAGGCTGATCATTAATATAGGCTTTGGAGCGGCCATCGGTGGAGAGCGTCCGGCGGATGATGATCTCTATGATTTGGTCATCGCGAGCCGCTGGTAAGCGGCGCGGCGATCCAAAGTCACCGGTCATCTCTGTTTTCTGGATTGCTTCGTCGGCTTCGCCTCCTCGCAATGACGATAGAGCCATACCATCCTCTATCCCTATATTTACATTATGTAAAATTAATAAAGACGGGTGAGACAGAGGCACTTCAAAAACAGCGATCACCGTCGCCTGATCTGCGCCTTTGCGCACCAAAGTGCTATCTGCACGCGCACCCAGAGCCAGCCCTAAAGAATCCAGCAGGATGGATTTGCCCGCTCCCGTCTCGCCGGTCAGGGCGCACAGGCCGGGCTGAAATTCTATATTCAGGCTTTCAATGAGGACGACATTTTGAATACGCAGAGAGGCCAGCATGTCAGGGCACCCCTCTTAATCCGGCTTAAAGATCGTATCAATCGTGCGATCAACGAAGCCGCGCTCTTCAATAATTTCCTGGCGCGTACGTTCATCCAGCAGAGCAAAGCTGCGTTCATACCACTTGCTGCCTGGGTAATTGTACCCGAGTACTGCGGCAACCTGTTTGGCCTCTGCGCTTAAGCCGAGTGTCATATACGCCTCAACCAAACGGTGCAGCGCTTCAGCGGTGTGGGTGGTGGTCTGGTATTTTTCAACGACGGCGCGGAAGCGATTGATCGCCGCATTCACATGGCCGCGGTTCAAGTAATAGCGCCCAATTTCCATTTCCTTGCCGGCGAGGTGATCGTAGGTCAAATCGCGTTTCAGGGCGGCATCGCGAGCATATTTACTATCAGGAAATCTATTGATGAGCGTTTCAAGTGCTTTAAGCGCTTCTTCGGTCATGAACTGGTCGCGCGCGACATCAGAGATTTGTTCGTAGTAGCACAAGGCTTTGAGGTAGTGCGCGTAGTCAATATCCTTATTACCGGGGTGGAGTTCAATAAAGCGATCCAGCGCGATGATCGCCTCATCATAGTTTTGGCCTTCATAAGAGGCAAAGGCGCTCATCAACTGGGCTTGCGTGGCCCATTTCGAATAAGGATGCTGGCGTTCAACCTCTTCGAAGTAGCGGGTTGCTTCGGCATATTGCTCCGCATCCAATGCGGCAGCGGCTTTGTTATATAATGCGTCAACCGATTCCTCGACCTGTGGTTTGGAGGATTCGGTCGATGAACAGGCCGACAAAACGCCCAGCAACAAAAAGACGCCGAAAACGTGCAATACATGCATAGAAACAGTTTTCTTTATAATATCCATGTTGTTATCAATAGCGCTCCCGGCGCAAGAATGGAAGAGTTTCATGACGTTTTTGAGGCTAAAAAACGGGGACAGATCGCAGTGTATGGGAAGGTTTCCGTCTCAGGCGCAGGCTTGAATTTCTACGGTTCTGGCGACTGGGCGCTTGTTTTTACGACGTGCGGCTTGCGGCGGCATCTCATTAACCCATTCATAGGCCTCTTCGTCGGCGAACAGAGCATGAAGGATCAAGTTGTTCATTTCGTGACCAGCCTTGTAACCATCATAGGCCCCCATGATCGGCGCGCCGGCAAGATAAAGATCACCAATCGCGTCAAGCAATTTGTGGCGGATAAATTCATCATTAAAGCGCAGCCCTTCCGGGTTCATCACATGGCCCTGGTCGAGAACGATGGCGTTATCCAAAGACCCGCCCAGCGCGAGGCCTTGTGAGCGCATCCATTCGACTTCATGCAAGAAACCGAAGGTACGGGCTGTTGCGATGTCATGCTTGAAGTTGCCGTTAAGCAGACGCGTTTCGAAATGTTGCTGGCCGATTTCAGGGTGATCGAATTCAATTTCGCCGCCGAATACCGCGCCTTCTGAAGGGCATAGAGAAACCTGCTTGCCGTCTTTTTCAACGCTGACTTCTTTGAGAACGCGCAGAACGCGGCGCGGGGCGTCTTGTACGGCGATGCCAGCGCGTTCAATCAACTGAACAAACGGCATAGCGCTGCCGTCCATGACAGGAACCTCGGCGCCATCGAGTTCAATGCGAACATTGTCGATATTACAACCGCGCAGGGCGGACATCAGATGTTCGATGGTGGCGACGCTCGCGCCATCTTTATTACCAATCACTGTGCAAAGCTGCGTATCGACAACATGATCCCAGCGTGCAGGGATGATGTTGTTTTTATCTGTGATGTCGCTACGGACGAAAACAATTCCGGTATCAACCTCAGCCGGGCTTATGTTTAATGTAATATCAGCGCCGGAATGCAGGCCGATGCCTTTAAGTGAAACCTGCTTTTGAAGCGTATTTTGCATTCTTTATTTTCCGTATATCTTTCTGTTCTTGGGCTATTTTTCTATCCTTAATATAGAAATTTAGGGTGCACAGCACAAATCACAGATTATTGCGCTTTGTTACAGTTCAAAATTTAGAGCAATGTTTTGCTTAAAAAAAGCCCGGCGATATGGCCGGGCTTGAAAGGGAGATCATGGAGAGATCTTATTTTTAAAATAACGATGTTTTAGACTAATTCGCCTGGCGTCTTAAGAACGCCGGAATATCAAGATTCTCATCGCTTCCGGAGGCCGGCTTTGATGGAGAATCAATATTCAGGCTGCCTTGCGAAGGTCCATGGCCTTTAGATATTGGCTGCAAACCCGCATTGCCGCTAGCCGTGGGCGCCATGCGGTGACGTGAGAAAGTCTCGTGAGCGCTACGCCCACCCATACCTTCGAGATGCTCTTGCACAGTGCCAGAAATCCGTTCAAACAAAGAGGGAGAGCGTTTTTTATGCTCCGGATTGGGCATTTTTGGAGGATTTAGCTTTAGGCCGGAAGAGCTTGGCGCAGCCTGTTGTTGCTCAGCCTGCGGGACATGCTCACCCCGGAAACTGGAGATATAGGGGGCGGCACATGAAGGAGCTCCTTCAGATACTTCAGCAGGTTTCGGCGGAATAAACGAATCCTTATACAGAGTCCCGCGCAGTGCGGTATTTTGCGGTATATCGCTTTTACCATCGGACACAACATCAGCGAACTCACGCTGCTCAAACATATCCACAGCCATTTCGCGAGACGCTGATGTTTGCGGGGCACCTTGCGCGGCTGTAATTTTTTCAGCCGGTGTGATGACGGGCGGGGCCTTGATTGCCTGTACGCTTTCGGCGGACATAAAGGTTGGCGGTCTCTGGACTGCCACAGGAATGGAACCTTTAGCCTCGGTCGCGCCAGTGTTGGGGGTGGCGCGTTCAATTTTGGTGCGGGCATTGACATCGCCCTTGGCAAAACCGCTGGTTCCCCCATTACCACGTTTCTCGCTCTCAGCTTCCTTATCGATACCGGTCGCCACAATGGAGACACGCATTTTACCTTCAAGGCTTTCGTCAAAAGTTGCGCCAAAGATAATGTTCGCATTCGGATCAACTTCATCCCGGATACGATTGCAAGCCTCATCGGCTTCGAACAGTGTCATATCATAGCCGCCGGTGACGTTGATGATGACGCCGTGCGCGCCTTTCATTGAAACATCATCGAGCAGCGGATTGTTAATGGCCGATTCGGCAGCTTCGATGGCGCGCTTGTCGCCTTCTGCCTCACCTGTTCCCATCATGGCCTTGCCCATTTCGAGCATTGCCGTGCGGATGTCAGCAAAGTCGAGATTGACCAGACCAGGACGCACCATAAGGTCTGTTACCCCACGCACACCAGCTTGGAGTACAGAGTCGGCCATCTGAAATGCATCAGCGAAGGTTGTTTTTTCATTGGCAACGCGGAAGAGATTCTGATTCGGAATTACAATCAGCGTATCGACATAATCCTGAATCTCTTCGATCCCGGCGTCAGCTGATTTCATACGATGAGAGCCTTCGAAATGGAATGGTTTCGTGACAACGCCCACAGTCAGAATGCCTCGCTCGCGGCAAGCTTTGGCAATCACCGGCGCGGCGCCTGTGCCTGTACCGCCGCCCATACCGGCGGTAATAAAAGCCATGTTGGCGCCTTCAAAATACTGCATTACCTCTTCGATTGATTCTTCGGCAGCAGCCTTACCAACTTCGGGCTTT
It contains:
- a CDS encoding DNA repair protein RecN, with the protein product MLASLRIQNVVLIESLNIEFQPGLCALTGETGAGKSILLDSLGLALGARADSTLVRKGADQATVIAVFEVPLSHPSLLILHNVNIGIEDGMALSSLRGGEADEAIQKTEMTGDFGSPRRLPAARDDQIIEIIIRRTLSTDGRSKAYINDQPVSAGLLREIAQSLIEIHGQFDTQGLLNPSTHRKMLDDYAGADNTLAGLWKNWQERKMALADLKSTAEASRAEEDFLRTALEDLDALEPKAGEEDELAALRERLMHREQVMEGLNAAYEALSGENDPVRSAWATLERIADKIGPQGHEAIGALDRASSEIAEALSEIQRLSADLEQSEHDLQTIDDRLFDLRAQARKHVCSVNDLPAKREELAGRLNAIEHADEALAEAVKQVEAARGSYINAAQKLSDLRTKTARRLDDLVAKELPPLKLEKARFVTRIEPLGESEWGPGGIDRVRFLVTTNPGSDPGPLEKIASGGEMARFMLALKVVMAQVGSAGSLIFDEVDAGIGGATADAVGERLARLAAGKQVMVVTHAPQVAARAAHHWIVKKEGAQDIKTTVTALATGQPRREEIARMLAGAVVTEEARAAAEKLLEAKVA
- a CDS encoding outer membrane protein assembly factor BamD; translated protein: MDIIKKTVSMHVLHVFGVFLLLGVLSACSSTESSKPQVEESVDALYNKAAAALDAEQYAEATRYFEEVERQHPYSKWATQAQLMSAFASYEGQNYDEAIIALDRFIELHPGNKDIDYAHYLKALCYYEQISDVARDQFMTEEALKALETLINRFPDSKYARDAALKRDLTYDHLAGKEMEIGRYYLNRGHVNAAINRFRAVVEKYQTTTHTAEALHRLVEAYMTLGLSAEAKQVAAVLGYNYPGSKWYERSFALLDERTRQEIIEERGFVDRTIDTIFKPD
- a CDS encoding UDP-3-O-acyl-N-acetylglucosamine deacetylase, with amino-acid sequence MQNTLQKQVSLKGIGLHSGADITLNISPAEVDTGIVFVRSDITDKNNIIPARWDHVVDTQLCTVIGNKDGASVATIEHLMSALRGCNIDNVRIELDGAEVPVMDGSAMPFVQLIERAGIAVQDAPRRVLRVLKEVSVEKDGKQVSLCPSEGAVFGGEIEFDHPEIGQQHFETRLLNGNFKHDIATARTFGFLHEVEWMRSQGLALGGSLDNAIVLDQGHVMNPEGLRFNDEFIRHKLLDAIGDLYLAGAPIMGAYDGYKAGHEMNNLILHALFADEEAYEWVNEMPPQAARRKNKRPVARTVEIQACA
- the ftsZ gene encoding cell division protein FtsZ; translation: MAINISMQPTEVQKLSPRIIVAGMGGAGGNAVNNMISSGLEGCEFLVCNTDAQALENSMCNRKVQLGVGVTGGLGAGSKPEVGKAAAEESIEEVMQYFEGANMAFITAGMGGGTGTGAAPVIAKACRERGILTVGVVTKPFHFEGSHRMKSADAGIEEIQDYVDTLIVIPNQNLFRVANEKTTFADAFQMADSVLQAGVRGVTDLMVRPGLVNLDFADIRTAMLEMGKAMMGTGEAEGDKRAIEAAESAINNPLLDDVSMKGAHGVIINVTGGYDMTLFEADEACNRIRDEVDPNANIIFGATFDESLEGKMRVSIVATGIDKEAESEKRGNGGTSGFAKGDVNARTKIERATPNTGATEAKGSIPVAVQRPPTFMSAESVQAIKAPPVITPAEKITAAQGAPQTSASREMAVDMFEQREFADVVSDGKSDIPQNTALRGTLYKDSFIPPKPAEVSEGAPSCAAPYISSFRGEHVPQAEQQQAAPSSSGLKLNPPKMPNPEHKKRSPSLFERISGTVQEHLEGMGGRSAHETFSRHRMAPTASGNAGLQPISKGHGPSQGSLNIDSPSKPASGSDENLDIPAFLRRQAN